From Paenibacillus polymyxa, the proteins below share one genomic window:
- a CDS encoding response regulator transcription factor, translated as MKIVLADDHAIVRSGFSMILNFQSDMEVVGTAADGIEAYTMVAKHQPDILIMDLSMPPGESGLIATGKIKEDHPDTKILILTMHDDEEYLFHILKNGASGYVLKNAPDEELLLAIRTIHGGGTYIHPKMATSLVREFIKKDTTSQTEDPYEILSKRELEILPLVAKGYGNKEVAEKLFISVKTVEANKAKIMEKLNLKSRPELVQYALKKKMLDF; from the coding sequence ATCAAAATTGTATTAGCGGATGATCATGCCATTGTACGAAGCGGATTTTCCATGATTCTCAACTTCCAATCGGATATGGAGGTTGTCGGAACGGCTGCGGACGGGATTGAAGCGTATACTATGGTAGCCAAACATCAGCCGGATATTCTAATTATGGACCTCAGCATGCCTCCAGGCGAAAGTGGTTTGATCGCCACAGGCAAGATTAAAGAGGACCACCCTGACACTAAAATTCTGATACTGACCATGCATGACGACGAAGAATATCTATTTCATATTTTGAAGAATGGTGCTTCAGGGTACGTTTTGAAAAATGCACCAGATGAGGAGCTATTGCTTGCCATACGAACCATTCATGGGGGCGGGACTTATATCCATCCTAAAATGGCCACTTCTCTCGTGCGTGAGTTCATTAAGAAAGACACAACATCACAAACCGAAGATCCGTATGAGATTCTGTCCAAGCGCGAGCTGGAGATTCTCCCTTTGGTTGCAAAGGGATACGGTAACAAGGAAGTTGCCGAAAAGCTGTTCATTTCTGTCAAAACCGTGGAAGCGAATAAAGCTAAAATCATGGAGAAGTTGAACTTAAAAAGCCGGCCTGAGCTGGTCCAATATGCTTTAAAGAAAAAAATGCTGGATTTCTAG